atCTAGTACACTGTGTCATGCAGCCACcacatttctaaaattctgatATCACCACGAACAGAAACACTGCACCCATTAAGCAAAACTCctcattccccctcccccagctcctggtaaccTCTAATCTTTCTATGAATTGCTTACTTTAGATATTTCATAGAAGTTGAATTATACAGTGTTTGCCCTTTTGTATCTGCTTTTTTAACTTAGAATAACTTTTTCAAGGTTATTCCAcgttatagcatgtatcagagctttattcttttttatggctgcaaaATATTCCACTTATCgatagaccacattttgcttatccacgCACCTGGACACCTTGGTTGTTTGCACTTTccggttattgtgaataatgctgccatggaCATGGGTGTACAGGTATCTGAGTtctcattttccattcttttgggtGCTGTAgggtcttaaaaaatatttgccttttgtCCGGTTGAAGAGGGTCCCTTCTGTTCCTagtttgtttagaatttttatcaggaatggaaaTGTTGGATTTTTGCCAAATACTTTTTCTACACTTACTGGGATGATcacataatctttcttttttactggCGAATTACATGGATTGATTTTTTAGTGTGAAACCAATTTTTCATTCTTCAGATAAATCTCACTCAAgatacattatctttttttatacatGGTTGGACTCCATTTGCTTAAGTAATGTTAACAATTTCTGTTCTATGTTCAGGAGGGATACTGTccgtgtttttcatttttttggtaatgtccttttataatttttgtatggAATAAATTTGGAGATAGTCCCTTGATTTCAATTTTCTCAGCGAGTTTGTAAAGAATTGCTGTaattggtaaaattcaccagtgaagccattttggcctttatttttctttgtgggaaagtttTAAGTAccaattcaatttccttaatagatACGTGGTTTTGGTTGTCTATTTTTTATGGAGTGatctttggtagtttgtgtctttcaaggaatccATTTCCTCTAAACTGCCAGATATactggcataaagttgttcataatatttccttattatccTTTTGCATGTTGAATCTGCGGTGACATCATCTCTCATTCTTGATATTGgtgatttatgttttctttttgatcagtctggctagagatttatcaatctTATCAATCTTCTCAATTAGCTTTTTGTTTCACTGACTTTCtgcattgtttttctgttttcgcCTTCACTGATTTCTACTTAGATCTTCATTATTTTCgttcttctgcttgcttttggtttattttttaagtttcttaaaataGGAACTGAGGCCCCTGATTTGAGATCTTATTTTAGAACACAGGTATTCACATGCTATGAATCTCCGTCTAACAACTGCTGTGGCTGCATCCCACagttcatatgttttgttttcattttctttcagttcaaaatacttcCTAATTTCCCCATAGCTTTTTATTTGACCCATGGGCTATTCAATAGTAcgcttttaaaaaagtttccaggtacttggggattttccagatatctttgTGTTACTGATTACTAAGTCAATTCTGTTGTGACACTTTCTATGATTTGCCTTCTTTACCATTTATTGAGACCTGTCTTGAAAATGGCTGGGATTGGAGTCCAAATGCTCTGGCCGAGAATCTATGCTCTTGCCTACTCTACGGTagctgctttgtttcttaaacagACTTTCAAGCAGTCCTCTGTTTTCAGCTTCAAGACCACACACCTTCCAAACCTCTGCTAGAGAAAGCTGGCTCTACCCACTGTGGAGCTTTTAAGGGTTTGCTACCTGCTTCAGCTTCTGAGCTTTGTCACTGCTTGGGATCCACCCTTCTTGGCCTGAATAAGTCAGCTTCCCACCACTCGCTCCTGCACTTTTCAGCTTCCAAAACAGTGTTCGTTCTCTTTGTCCTTGTGGGTATCCTTATTTTTATCGTGGTAAAGTATACATAAAATACACAttctattgtggtaaaatatacacctggtaaaaagtacaaaatttacCATTAGAACCATATTTAATTATACaggtcagtggcattaagtgcattaTTACTGTTGCGCAACTATCACCATACTCcatctccaaaactttttcaCCAGGCCAAATGGAAATTCTGTAGGCAATGAACAAGTCTCCAGCTGTCCCTGCTCTAGCACCTGGCACCcaccattctttctgtttctatgaatatgAATATTCTAGGGGCCTTGTATGAGTGGACTCACACAGTACTTTTTtgaattggcttatttcactgaacaTAATGTTCTCtggtttcatccatgttgtacatGTGTCAGAACTCCCTACATTTTTttaggctgaatgatattccattgtgtggatggacTAAATTTTATCTATCTACTCATCCACTGACgaacacttgagctgcttccactTCTGGGCTGTTGTGAATATACTGCCATGAACCTGTACAAGTATCTATCTGTTCACGTCcctgtttccaaatttttttgGTAAGAAGTGGAAGTGATGGGccctatggtaattctatttccagtttttttaggAACTGCCAAAcagtcttccacagtggctgcaccatttcccaagccccttctcctcttctttaaaaaattccttcccaggacacctgggtggctcagcggctgagcatctgcctttggctcagggcataatcccggagtcccgggatcaagtcccgcattgggctccccttgaggagcctgcttctccttctgccagtgaatgaatgaatgaatgaatgaatgaacgaataaacaaataaataataacttccGTGTTCATTTGGCAGGACATCGAGGTAGATTCCAAGTAAATATATGTGTTCCATCTGACACCTCTACATGGAAACCTTACGTCTTACTGAACACATGAAGGGTGAAGGAAACTCCTTAGGGTCTGCACCGTCCACAGTGCTGCTGCGAGGAGCACATGGGGTAGCTGCCGTCCGTGGTGTCTGCAGAAAGCCTGCGAGGGAAGGCCTGATGAGACGAGCTGTGAAAGCAGCCTGCTGGTGGCTGGCACAAAGGCGTGACTGTGTATAGGACAAGGTTAAGCTGGGGGTTAGCGGACAGGTGAACTAGGGTTCACTGGAGCCTTGGTCCCTTGTGATAGTGACCACACAGAAGATGTCACATATGTGCTGGAAGATGAAATCAAAGCTCCCTGAGGCCTGGGCAGCACGGTTCAGGGTGCAGTGTCACTCGGGAGCTGGGCTCAGTGACCCTGAGAGGCTGCAATTTTCCTTCCGCAAGCACAGGCTCCATCCTTGTGGGCTGATGGGACCTGCCTTCCTGAACACCAGCCAGCAGCACGCCTGTTCCTGATGTGCCTGTGGGAGGGAGCACCGGCCTCTCCActggctccacactgagcacagccTAGAACAGATGCCCACCCAGCAATGGTCCAGGGGTTGTTTTCTGGCTGGAAGGCAGCCCTGTATTATACACGTGAGATCAGATCCCAGAGcctagaagcaggctcctgttgGTGGGACCACAGAGACCCAATCTCCTTTTGCGGGCTGAGACCACGTGGGCCTCCCTCAGTGTGGGCAGATGTTCAGAGCCACACACGTCCAACTGACCACCCATTCCTCATACACGCCATGCCCATCCCCGTAGTGCAGACACTAGGAGGAAAGCCCACAAACCTCTGCGCCATAAGGAGTGTCCTGCTTGGCCCTGCATGGTGCCTGAGCTCAAGCTCCCCACAGGAGTCCCAGCGCGCTGGCAGGAATGGCCTCAGGAGCCTCTGGCCTCGTCCATTCACTGCTCACTCACCTTGTCACTTGGCAAGCGctccctgagcccccaggggctGTGTGTTGAGCAGTAGACACACACCTCAAGGCCTCTGTGGAACAGGCTGAACCATGAAGCTAATGGGGGTTCACTTCCTCCTGGAAAGGCCCAGGAAGACCAAGGCTGACTGAGGCCACCCACCAGCTTGCGTGTTCTGCACATGGGGGAAACCACCTGGGACGCCCTCTGCCGTGTTCAGTGACCTTGCTTAAAAAACCACATGCCTCAATTAGGGGCGCCTGGCGGCTCCGCTGGGTGAGCATCCATCTGtgggtttcagctctggtcacgatctcatgggttgtgagatcaggtcCTCACTGGGCGCCTCCTAGCAGAGCCTGCCTGAGGATTCTCCccgtgcccctcccctcctcagctgtttctctctttctctcaaaataaataaatcttaaaacaaacaaacaaaaaaaacaactgaaaatccCATGGCTTCTAAGATCCGGCCCCCCCATGGCTGATGGGCTGACGGTGCGTGTACTGGACACACCTTCCCTAGGACTCCCCCTGCCGGGGCAGCTGTAGCCCCATCACTGTGTGCACACACCCGGCTCCACACACCCGGGCTGGGGCAACGCCCTGGACAGACCAACACAGACAGTCACTCTCAACGAGGAGTCCACAGCACCTGAGCCAGATAATGTGCGTGTGCACGTATGTGCACACGTATGTATCGAGATGCTGGTTCCAGGGCGATGCCTTGTGAATGCCCACGACTGGGTGGTGGACAGCCTGCTGCAGGGGCAGGTGTTGCCTGTGGCCCCAGGCTCGGGCTGTCCCCGCCTGGCACCATCTAGAAGCAGGACCGGGGCCCTGAGTCCTCCCCGAAGGAGACCAGATCTGGGGCCAGACAAACCTGATTCACGGCCCTCAGGCGCCCTTGGCAGAATGTGGCTGCTTCCACACCTGACTTCTCGGGATGGCTCAGGGCCAGGCCAGCTTGCAGCGCCCCAATGGCCTGCCAGTCTTGCCAGACCTGGTGCCGGGTCAATGCATCCCTGGTCACCAGAGCAGCTCCTCCCTGCTCGCAGGAGCCCCGCTCCAAGGCCCTCCTGTCTCTTCCCCACCCAGGACAGATGGCACCAGCCTGCCTGTGGTGACCACCCCGCCAGGCCATAGTATGGCTGAAACACAGTTAGTACACAGGCCTGACTGTGGCCTCCCTGCCCTCATCAGGCGGAGTGACCAGGTCCGGAGGCCTTAGCAGAGTGGGCACCAGCTGGCTGACACATGGAGGCCAGCCCTCgtccagccccctcctccctgaacCGTTGGCCTGTGGCCGCGGACCCCAGTCCAGGACTGTCTGTCATTCTTCCCAGTGGGGACCTAGAACATGGCACTCAGAGGACGCACGTGTCTGCGTGGAGGTGCAGAGCCTGCCTGCACCAACCTGCCCAGCGCAGACCAGGAAGCTCTTGCCACAGCCCTGCCCTGAGccggtggcagagccaggatgcgAGAGGTCTGGTGCCCCGGGCCTTACCTTTGGTGTCATTGACGGGGTCCATGTGCCGGTAGATGTAGCCCTCCAGGTAGGAGTGGAATTTGGGTGTGGGCGGGAAGAAGGCCAAGCAGATGGCCATGAGCTCCCAGCCGCGGGCTAGGCTCTCGAGGCGGAAGTTCTCCGTGGTCTGCCGGCACAGCTGGATATAGAGCTCGTCCCGCAGCCCCTGCACGCTCCAGCCCTTGGTGGCGATCTCCAGGGCCACATGCAGGGGGTCGGCCTTGGCGCGCCGGTCGCCCATGTACATCTGGATCAGTTTGAAGATCTCACAGGCCTCCTTCTTCACGTGGCGGTCGCTGGTCACGATCATGGGTTTCTTGATGGACTCACTGCTCCAGGCCAGCATGTTGGCGATGGACACCTTCCGTCGGAAGAGGCCCTGCGTGTGTGTGTTGAAGTGCTTGGAGGCCCAGTTCTCGATGTCGGTCTCCGAGGACGGCTTACGCAGTGTGAAGGTGGGGAACACGCAGCTGGCACTGGGCATCACACTGCGGGCCTGCCGGCTACTCTCAAACTGGGCGCAGGAGCCGAGGTCCTCAGACTAGGAAGGAAGAGGGGCCGTGAGGGGCTGTGGGCTCCACGTGACCCAGCCAGGAGAGGGGTATGGCCTCCCCTGCTGGCCGTGAGCTTAGCGCCTCCCCTGGGTCTACCCACCTCGTAGACACACGCTGTGTCCTCCCAcgaggcaggggaggggaccaCAGAGGCCCTCTTCCAACCTTTACCCTGAGGAGTAAGAAGTGCCCTCCCTATTCCTGCAAATGAGGGGTACTAGTGGCGGTGGTGGTGGGTGTCCAGGAcaggtctggggtgggaggaTGCCAGGGGACGCCGTCCCCACCGGTGCTACACGGCTGTCTCCATGCGGGGTGGTGGTAGGTACTGACTGGTCCACgaccctgcccttccctccctgtcaGAGCCTTCCCTGCCACCAGAGATCCCCATGTGGGGCCATGGGCGGAGTGAGGTTGGGCCACGCCATCCCCTTCCACAAGGCGTTTTGTCCCAAGCCTCCCTCCTTGCCTCCCTCAGGGCCTCAGCACAGCTGCCCAAGGCGTCACCGGCGTACTGGCCCTTTGTTTTCTCAGCCTGGACAGAAGCGCTACTCTGAGCTCTCTAGCCTGCGCAGGCATTTGGCAGGGACAACGGCCTCCCAAGGCCACCCTGGGCAGGTCTTCCCTGGCGGGGTCGGGAGCCCAACCCCAGGAGGCCCTCTGACCACTGCAGGCTCTAAGCAGGTGCCAGGGCGGACCCTCAGCCTTGCCTTCACGTGGCAGACTGGTGTGAGAGGTCCGCgggcagaagggaggagggggcactAGGACACTGGCCTCCAGAATGTGACCCAGACCGAGATGCACGTGAGTCGGAGGAGCGGCCAATGCCCGACCTGGTGCTGACCGGAGAGGACAAGCAAGCCAGGCTCCTGTGTGGCTCCAGCTGCAGCACGAGGTTCCGCCCCCTCCTGGCTGCAGAAGGGCTCTGGGGGCCCCTGACACACCTGCAGGGCGCCTCGCCCGGAGCCCGGTCACAGACGGGAGGCCAGAGGCTCAGCGGCCCCGAGGTCGGGGGCTGCCCGCCAGCCCCGACTCCCCTGCGTCCGTGGCCCGGATGGCGTCAGGGCGGGGCCTCTGAGCCCCCGGTGACTGGCTAGCACACGCCCGGCCtcagccccggccccccgccgccccgggagccCGGCAGCGCCTCCCTACCTGCGAGGGGTGAAGGTAGGGCTCCGGCGAGGCCAGGTTGGTCTGCACCGAGACGCTCTTCTCGAGGAGGATCTGGGGGAAGGCCAGCCTCTCCAAGGCGCCCCTCTGCCAGTGCTTGCTCTCCTGCTGCGCCAGGGCCTCGTCCTCGCTGAAGGCGCGCACCACAGGCCCAGGCATGGGCAGCGGCACGGCCCCGTCGCTCTCGTAGCCCGAGCCGTCCTGCTGGGAGTCCCAGCTGCCTCGCTGCTTCATGTGGAAGTGGGCCTGCTGCGCCTCCCAGGCCAGGCGTGCCTGCGCCAGGAACGGCTCAGCCTCTGCCGTCTTGCCCTCGGCTCGCTTCCCGGCGCCCAGGCCGGGGCCGCACGGCGCCCGCTCCTCGGCCGGCGGCTGCTCGCCCAGGACATCGTGGTCCCCGGGGCCGTCGGCGGGGCCGTGGCACAGAGACGGGTTCCTGCTCTTCCTCTTGCGTGTGCCCGGCGAGTAGCCGCCGGAGGACATGGTGTCCTGCTGGCTGGACCAGGACATGGCATCATCCTGCGCGGCCCGCAGCTCGGCTCCCTCCATGCTGCTGTAGTCCCCCGGGGGGGCCCCCGGGCGCGGGCCACGCAGCGGGCAGGGCCCGGGCTGCAGGGGCAGCGAGCCGCCGCCGGGGCTGGCTGCGAACCTGGGCCTCGGGCCGGCCCGCAGCTTGGGGCTGGCGCCCGCCTGCTCCACATACACCAGCTGCCGCACGTACTCCTTGCCCGCAGGGCTGTACTCCAGGCTCAGGAAGCGCTCGGGGCACTTCTGGCGGGTGAGCACCAGCTGCTGGTAGGGCGACGCGGGGCCCTGCTTGGGCGACGGCGGGAAGGCGGTGGGCTTGCGGCCCGGGGACCGCTGTGGCGAGCCGGCCGGGTAGGCGCCGGCCTCGTACTGCACGTCCATGGGGGGCTCGTCGTAGATGGGCGCCTGGTACTCCACGGGGGGCTCCTCGTACAGCGGTGGCTCATAGGCGTAGCGTGGGGACGACGGCTGCGAGTCGCCGGCAGCTTTGCGCGGCTGCGCCAGCAGCGGGGAGCAGCTCCCCAGCTCGGCCCTCTTCAGGAAGGGCGACGGCCTCCGCTCGGGGAAGAACACGGGGCCGTCGGGCTCCGGCGCGAACTGCTGCAGGCTGGGCGAGTGCGGCCCCCCCGACGGCCGGCGGGTGCGGCCGGCCTGGCCCTCCAGGGCGTAGCCGTTGCCCTGCGACGCCAGGAAGCTGGGCTCCCGGTCAGCGACCTTGATGAGCATGCGCTCCTTGGTGCCCGAGTTCCACCGAAGCGAGGAGGTCCTGCGGGGACAGGCGCGGTCACTCGCTGGGTGGGGACAGGTGCAGCTGTGCCCAGCCACCAGCCCGATCCCTCCACTCACCAGCCCGGGCCCCGCAGCGTCTGGCGTCAGAGCCCAAGAGGCCCAACAGCCGCCGGGAGCCCCTGTAAGCGGCCCGGGCACCCTGCACCGTGGGGCCCGACACCTGGGCGGCGCGGCCTGCAATCGCTGCTCTCCCGTCCTCACACAGCCCTGCAGCCTCCTAGGCGGCCTCCTGCCCAGGCCGCGTGCCCCCggcctgccacccccaccccagggcccgtCCTGACACTCCCTGCGCGGGGGGCTCTGCTCTGGTCACCCCAGGACCAGGCACACAACTAGTTCTATGAGAGCCGGAGGCCCGACTCCGGAGTCGATCTGATTTCCCCCACAGGCCCCACTCCTGGTCCCGCACCCGCCTGTGGCCCCTCAACCTCTGcctctcagggtctgcttctcaACCACGGAAGGGCCTGCGAGCTCCAAGGCGGACTCCCTGCCCGAGACTctgccctcacacacacacaacactcgGCCCCTGGGCACAGGTGGAAAACTGCTTTCCAGAGCAAAGATGGAAAAACTGCTTTTCAGAGCAAAATTGAGGGGAACATCCAGAgatttccctccccctcctcacgtCCAGTAGCCCAGTTATCAACCCCCCCAGAGCGGTGCACTCGTTACAGCCGATGACCCTACAGGTCCATGGCCACGAGGCCTCCTCGCCGCACGGCGCCCTGCTCGCCGAGGGCTCCCCCAGGGGCCGGGCCTCTGTGGGTCTGCACGTGTCCTGGCACTGGGGGGTCACACAGACAGCTTCGCGGCCCTGGACCCTCCGCGCtgactgcccccccccgcccctcgaCCCCTCATCTGCCTCCACGGTGTTGCCGTCCCCAGAACGTCGCGGACCTGGAGTCACACAGGCGGGCTTCTGTGACCCCGACGCGTGCCGAGCCTCCCCCACGTGGTCCCCGCGCAAGCTCCTGTCCTCTGAGTGCCGTGGGTCGGCCCGCGGTTCATCTGTCCACCTGCCCACGGGCGTCTGGATGCTTCCGGGTAATCGTGAACAGAGCTGCTACGCACATCCACGTTACATCCACGTTCGGGTCCTGAAGGGATGGGGTCTCCACCTCTTCGGGGTAACCGCCGGGACGAGGTGCCGCATCATGTGGTCAGAGCACATTCAGTTCTGTGAGAAATCTTCCAACCGTCCCGTGAAGCGCCACTGCCTCTGCTCTCCGGCCCTGGTCCGCACCAGGTGTGTCGTGGGATCTCGTGTCTtcgtttgcatttccctgatgacacaGGATGCGGAGCATTGTTCATGAGCGTCTTCGCCATCTGTGTGTCGTCTTGGCTGAGGCGTCTGTTAGGGTCTCTggcccactcttttttttttttttttttttttaatgatagtcacagagagagagagagaggcagagacacaggcagagggagaagcaggctccatgcactgggagcccgacgtgggattcgatcccgggtctcccggatcgcgccctgggccaaaggcaggcgctaaactgctgcgccacccagggatcccctctggccCACTCTTAAACTGCGTTGCTTGTTTCCTCACTGTCGAGGGTCACGAGCTCTGCATATTTtagataacagtcctttatcacaTGTAGCTTTTGCAAATACTTTGTCCCAGGCTGtgacttgttttctcattctatcactgtcttttgcagagcacaaatttttgatttgattttttttaagatttttatttatttattcatgagacacaggcagagggagaagcaggctccctgtggggagcccgatatagaattcgatcccaggaccctgggatcacaacctgagccgaagacagacgctcaaccactgagccctccaggtgtcccaaaatttttaattttaatgaagaccAATTATTTTTCATGGATGAGCCTTTAATACTGTATCTAAATATCACTGTCACACCCAAGGTGtcctacatttttttcccatgtcATCTTCTAAGAgtaagttttgtgttttacatttggTTGTGATCCGTTTTGAGCTAATTTTTCTGAAGAGTGTAAAAGTGTGTCTACATTCATTTTACATGTGGATGTTCAGTTGTTCCAGCTCTATTTAGTGAAAAGACCATCTTTgctccactgaattgcctttgccCCATGTCAAAATCAATTGATTATGTTTTACGGGTCTATTTCTTGGCtctcttttgttccattgatctatttgtctattctttgccaataccatattgtcttCATTATGGTAGCTTTATAGTTAATCTTCAAATTGAGTAGTAttagtcctccaactttgttctccttGAATAGTGTGTTTGGTATTCTGGATCTTATGCCTTTCCACAGAAGTTTTAGAATGAGTTTGCTGATATCCACagaataacttgctgggattttgactgaAGTTGCACTGAATCTATGGAgtaagttgggaagaactgacatcttgacaatattgaatcttcctgtccatgaacatgggatgtctcgCCACTTATTTAGctctttgatatttttcattagaGTTTTGTACTTCTCCTCACTTAGGTTTTGTACATAgttagatttatacctatgtatttcattttggggggtgcTAACGTAAATGGTATTAATTTCAAATGCTACTTGTTCATCATTTGTACATAGGAAAGCAACTGACTTGTAAACTTaccttgtatcctgcaaactTGCCATAATTACTTAttggttttagaattttttgtcaattctttgggattttctacatagacaatttTAGACTGAGATTCAGGTGAAAAACTGAAGAGGTTATTTGAGGctctggatttatttttgtttctgacaGGCAGCTGAGGAGAGGGCAGACAGCTTGACTTTCACCTAGGACTAAGCTGACTTAGGTCTGAGGCTTAGGTCTGAGGGTCGGTCTACTTACGGCTCATCCTGCTCCTCAGTATAGCCTTTCAGGAGTCCAAGTGGGAACATGGAATGGTAACTAAGGCTCCTTTTTGTGGCCTCTCAACTCTGATGTTTGGAGCCATGGAACCACCCAGTGGTCAGCTCAGCTTCTCAGCCTCTCAACTGTCCGGAGGGAGAGGCAGTACCACATGTGGCTGGGCTGCACTGGTCCCTCCTCAGCCCTCAAGTCTTCACTCCTTCGTAGATCTGTGATGACTTCAAGATGATCTTCCCTGTTTTGTTCTCTGTGTGCAGGCTGGTCTCAGATAACTCACTGCTGCAAAAGTGGAAATCCAAAGTTTCTTAAACCAGTTCTATAGTTttccacctctgcctctgtcctctgaTTGGTGTTGGCCCTTTCTGGAGAAGGCCATAACTTCCCACTActggggctgggagaggcaggcCTCAGAGAACGAGGGCCGATGCGGTGAGATAGGGGTTGAGAGCATGAGGGTCCATGGCAGCTGGGAGGAAGCCTACTCCAACATACCAGATATGTGGCCCACTCAGTGCAGCCAGGACCTGACCCTGCCCATGACAGTGATGCCCAGCAGCTTGGCCTCACTGTCCTGAGGAGAAATCAGAGAGTGACAGGACTTGGGATGCAGGCTCCCACTCCTGGCAACTCTTCTCCTGGTTGCTGGAGGCAGAGTGAAGGGTTGCAGTTAATTTGCTAGGGGCCAGCAAACCCTCACAACTGGCCTCAGAATCCATAAATCTTGGACTAGACTCCAGCTCCCTGTTGCTCCCTGGCTGTGGGCTTGGGGAAATCACTTACCATCTCTGACTCAGTGTCCTCACTCATTCTTATGAGGATTAAGTCCCATACTGTGCATACGATAAAGTCCTTAGCTCAGTACTGACACACAGGAAACACTTAGCAAGCATGAAGCATTACTTTTGCACTTTTTTTCACCGCTTGGCAGATAGTGATCCAGTCCTGGTACCAGGGCCCTGCAGGGGCTGTGAGGTAAAGAATGATCCTTGCCTGGTGAAGGGTGCTGAGGGCTGTGGCTCACGGAGGCACCCTGTGGCCTGTCAGTTGTGGGCGATCAAGACTGTGCTGTGGGATGAGGAGGGTGGGAAAGACAGGCCAAGAGCACGTGAGAGGCCTGCTGGTCAGATGACACATGTGTTCCAGGACCTGAGAGCAGTTCCATCTAGTCAGGGTGGAAATGAGAGACCGAGGCAGGAGAAAGGCAGACCCGTGGCCTTGCCCTCCACCATAAAAATAATGCCCCTGGGCTGAGGGGCAACGCCCAGCACTGCAGCATACGTGTGCACTGAGCACCCCTCCTGAAGTCTCTTTTTCCATTGCCAAGGCAGGCCTGAGGCCCATGCAGGCACCTCTGAGTCATAGACTCCAAGTCACAGCTGGGAAGATGGGCCCCAGGACCCAGAGGTGGCCTTTGGTCACAGAGAGTAGGAGCCCGGAAGCCAAGAGGGGCCTACCCCCGATGGGCTTCATTGTGCAGGCAGCCTCCGCGGGCATCCTCAGGCCAGGCCCTTCTACAGCCCCAAACTCTGTCTCCACCTGACCCCAATGCTCTACTCTTCTTCTGGAAGCCCTCTTTGAAGCCCTACACCCAGTTTCCAGGCCCTGCTGTCTGTCTCTTGTTTGTCTCCCACCTCTGATCACTGAGCGGCCAGACGACCCAGCTGCCCGTGGCCACTCTTTCTACCCGGTCCGACCTCCCTGGCCGGCCCTCAGACCTGTCTCCTTACGGTTCCCCAAACCCAGGAAGCCTGTCCTCACCCATGCCTTGATCCCCCATCACTCTACTAGCAGACAGTCACCACTTGTCTCTAAATAAAATGGTTGCTTATCTGGTTGTCCGGTGACTCTTTAAAACCATGAGGGAAGGAACAAAACCCCTCATGCACTGGGAAATGCTGGAAGCAGGCAGGGCAGAGGCGGGTGTTGGACgtgcaggagcagagagagaggaaactcCACTCAGCTTGGAGAGCTTCTCCACGGCCTCTTTCCAAAGGGAGAATGGCAAGCACCGCACAGGACCAAAGCCGGAGGAGCTGCTCTGGCGTCACCTCCTTGGGGCCTTGGCTGCCACGTATGCAGATCCTGAGCCTCGGTAACGACGCTGAGTGGAACTCAGAGAGCCTTGCTCATGTGGACAAGAAATTGTACGTCTGACGTTCTGTATGCAACACAACTtaagggcccctggggggctcagctgattgggcgtctgccttcagctcaagtcatggtcccagggtcctgggatcgagccccacatggggttccctgctcagtggggagcctgcttctccctctcccctcacccctgagataaagaaaatctttaaaaagaaaaaaatgaaaaaaaaattaaaaaaaaatataaagaaaaagaaaaaaagaaaaagaaaaaaatgaaaaacagctt
This Canis lupus dingo isolate Sandy chromosome 13, ASM325472v2, whole genome shotgun sequence DNA region includes the following protein-coding sequences:
- the ARHGAP39 gene encoding rho GTPase-activating protein 39 isoform X1, with product MSQARDYDCESHDAAAQEPRLSGSSTRLEWVEIIEPRTRERMYANLVTGECVWDPPTGVRIKRTSENQWWELFDPNTSRFYYYNATTQRTVWHRPQDCDIIPLAKLQTLKQNTESPRASAENSPGRGSSVSREGSTSSSLEPELDVSEKAQEPSGRASRQATFGALQEESGSSSPPGVFLEKDYEIYRDYNVDGQLLHYRTSSLRWNSGTKERMLIKVADREPSFLASQGNGYALEGQAGRTRRPSGGPHSPSLQQFAPEPDGPVFFPERRPSPFLKRAELGSCSPLLAQPRKAAGDSQPSSPRYAYEPPLYEEPPVEYQAPIYDEPPMDVQYEAGAYPAGSPQRSPGRKPTAFPPSPKQGPASPYQQLVLTRQKCPERFLSLEYSPAGKEYVRQLVYVEQAGASPKLRAGPRPRFAASPGGGSLPLQPGPCPLRGPRPGAPPGDYSSMEGAELRAAQDDAMSWSSQQDTMSSGGYSPGTRKRKSRNPSLCHGPADGPGDHDVLGEQPPAEERAPCGPGLGAGKRAEGKTAEAEPFLAQARLAWEAQQAHFHMKQRGSWDSQQDGSGYESDGAVPLPMPGPVVRAFSEDEALAQQESKHWQRGALERLAFPQILLEKSVSVQTNLASPEPYLHPSQSEDLGSCAQFESSRQARSVMPSASCVFPTFTLRKPSSETDIENWASKHFNTHTQGLFRRKVSIANMLAWSSESIKKPMIVTSDRHVKKEACEIFKLIQMYMGDRRAKADPLHVALEIATKGWSVQGLRDELYIQLCRQTTENFRLESLARGWELMAICLAFFPPTPKFHSYLEGYIYRHMDPVNDTKVTQHMRALLERNSKKKPKLRKKPKPYVEEPDGVAISTYAKYCYHKLQKAALTGAKKGLKKPNVEEIRHAKNAVFSPSMFGSALQEVMSMQKERYPDRQLPWVQTRLSEEVLALNGDQTEGIFRVPGDIDEVNALKLQVDQWKVPTGLEDPHVPASLLKLWYRELEEPLIPHEFYEQCIAHYESPEAAVAVVHALPRINRLVLCYLIRFLQVFVQPANVAITKMDVSNLAMVMAPNCLRCRSDDPRVIFENTRKEMSFLRVLIQHLDTSFMEGVL